One part of the Candidatus Kouleothrix ribensis genome encodes these proteins:
- a CDS encoding M48 family metalloprotease has translation MFSDNKLARQKLINKPMRKYTRVMWSLYFGTLVVEIIGAAARAVLFLGIFLLVNTFVDAILSVYRIHNPIYTLTGEGKVEYLVSVAKFVAVISIFPIILSVLTIVPALFGTRILPDVIWPWRIKTEAGKLSDRQEEIIDDIIKTFPEKHQQEIHRRRAKLGKRFEIRMIPNSQEEEITRFGDKIYITTALLESKYLGALLARELSHVLSFDSQVERALARFRLYPTAPVLQGAKAAGPHVTKQFLYASDGGRTQATTALGCLVVLLMILAGGELGVAAFCGKWNNFRREREFDADRLAQACGQGEALTEYVQKYKVYDIATPEYLLAMPYSEHRLERLRLRGQGDGGEDVWPSYQSLIGVILFFVVLAALTLGLLLLIPTTRDELYTYTPQGQATAQAIRATEAANDADIDAGTAFFVGEWSVVEQPETTMIFLENGRVGLKSGAGREIYDNFLYYMKKKQFYWPLGSRDSEYTVEVSSDNNTVTLVNKSDPTKRMTLKRL, from the coding sequence ATGTTTTCCGACAACAAGCTTGCCAGGCAAAAGCTTATTAATAAGCCGATGCGTAAATACACCCGAGTCATGTGGTCGCTTTATTTTGGGACATTAGTTGTGGAGATTATAGGCGCAGCTGCACGCGCCGTGCTCTTTCTTGGAATATTTCTCTTAGTAAACACGTTCGTTGATGCAATTCTTTCCGTCTACAGAATACATAATCCAATATATACGCTCACTGGGGAGGGAAAGGTAGAGTATCTTGTATCCGTGGCTAAGTTTGTTGCTGTCATAAGTATTTTTCCTATCATCTTAAGTGTTCTCACGATTGTGCCGGCGCTTTTTGGTACGCGAATTCTGCCAGATGTAATTTGGCCGTGGCGGATAAAGACCGAAGCTGGAAAGCTTTCTGATAGGCAAGAAGAAATTATTGACGACATTATTAAGACCTTTCCTGAGAAGCACCAACAGGAGATACATAGGCGACGCGCTAAGCTGGGAAAGCGGTTTGAAATTAGGATGATCCCGAATTCGCAAGAGGAGGAAATAACCCGTTTCGGAGACAAAATCTATATCACTACAGCGCTTCTTGAGAGCAAGTACTTGGGAGCGCTCTTAGCGCGTGAGTTGTCACACGTTCTCAGTTTTGATAGTCAAGTTGAGCGTGCACTTGCGCGGTTTAGATTGTACCCCACCGCACCTGTTTTACAGGGTGCCAAGGCGGCAGGGCCGCACGTCACTAAGCAGTTTCTTTATGCTTCAGATGGGGGACGTACGCAGGCGACAACCGCACTTGGGTGTCTTGTCGTATTGCTCATGATACTTGCAGGTGGCGAATTAGGTGTAGCAGCTTTTTGTGGTAAGTGGAATAATTTTCGACGCGAACGGGAGTTTGACGCTGATCGACTTGCGCAAGCGTGCGGACAAGGAGAGGCGCTCACTGAGTATGTGCAAAAATATAAGGTCTATGATATTGCAACTCCTGAGTACCTTTTAGCTATGCCATATTCTGAGCATCGACTTGAACGACTGAGGTTACGTGGGCAAGGAGATGGCGGGGAGGATGTGTGGCCATCCTACCAAAGCTTGATTGGGGTTATTCTCTTTTTTGTTGTTTTAGCAGCACTCACTTTAGGGCTGTTATTGCTTATACCCACAACACGCGACGAACTGTATACATATACACCACAAGGTCAGGCAACTGCACAAGCGATACGGGCAACCGAAGCGGCAAACGACGCTGATATAGATGCAGGCACAGCCTTTTTTGTAGGGGAATGGTCTGTTGTTGAGCAGCCTGAAACTACCATGATATTTCTTGAGAATGGCAGAGTTGGTCTCAAAAGTGGTGCAGGTCGCGAAATTTATGACAATTTTTTGTATTACATGAAGAAAAAACAGTTTTATTGGCCTCTTGGCAGCAGGGATAGCGAATACACTGTCGAGGTGTCATCAGACAACAACACCGTTACTCTTGTTAACAAGAGCGATCCTACTAAAAGGATGACGTTGAAGCGACTATAG
- a CDS encoding CopG family transcriptional regulator: MVRTQVYLTEEQHKTLTHLAKVRNQPMAELVRELLAKGLHENVGKDISGKTAMKNLFKIRATGGPTDLSTNLDHYLYGGPKKQVI; the protein is encoded by the coding sequence ATGGTTAGAACACAGGTGTATCTTACCGAAGAGCAACACAAAACGTTAACTCATTTGGCTAAAGTGCGTAATCAGCCGATGGCTGAATTGGTACGCGAGCTTCTTGCTAAGGGTTTACATGAGAATGTAGGAAAAGACATCTCTGGTAAGACTGCTATGAAAAACTTATTCAAAATACGTGCAACCGGAGGGCCAACGGATTTGTCTACAAACCTTGACCATTATCTTTATGGAGGCCCAAAGAAGCAAGTTATTTAA
- a CDS encoding type II toxin-antitoxin system VapC family toxin, producing the protein MTIIFMEAQRSKLFNIPTQNILVDADGFVAIVKEDDANHQKAQQQYARLDTLPVNLITTNYVIAEAITVISQRISHEVAVDFIATVTAELSPITILDIDNTFVRKKAIPLFKSQKSKNVSFVDCINMAVLKEHNCLCIFSFDAAYKTNGFTLIEDFLESRSELSSHS; encoded by the coding sequence TTGACCATTATCTTTATGGAGGCCCAAAGAAGCAAGTTATTTAATATCCCCACTCAAAATATACTCGTTGACGCAGATGGTTTTGTTGCAATTGTCAAAGAAGACGATGCTAATCATCAGAAAGCACAGCAGCAGTATGCTCGCCTTGATACGCTTCCAGTAAACCTTATTACCACTAACTATGTCATAGCAGAAGCCATCACGGTAATTAGCCAGCGAATAAGTCATGAAGTTGCGGTTGATTTTATCGCCACCGTAACAGCAGAACTAAGCCCAATAACTATCCTCGACATTGATAATACATTCGTCCGCAAGAAAGCCATTCCTCTATTTAAGAGCCAAAAATCTAAGAATGTGAGCTTTGTTGATTGCATCAATATGGCAGTGTTGAAAGAGCATAACTGCCTCTGCATCTTTAGTTTTGATGCTGCGTACAAAACAAACGGCTTCACGCTTATTGAAGACTTCTTAGAAAGTCGTAGCGAACTATCTTCCCATTCCTGA
- a CDS encoding DUF2726 domain-containing protein — MDPLSAFIWSSFFIFVMAGGLLLFFLSKFYQAQPQLLPYVAVPLLTYAECRFFQVLEEVLPKDCYLLAQVRLANLVHVKPGSGTSFWKNFSPIGMKCVDFVIVKHDTMKPLLVIELDDRTHSQADRHQRDHFVDQVLTAVGIPVLHYPVSASYNSTELYQAISSKLSSRAKTSSAL, encoded by the coding sequence ATGGATCCCCTCTCCGCCTTTATTTGGAGCAGCTTTTTCATTTTTGTAATGGCCGGAGGACTTCTCCTCTTCTTTCTCTCGAAATTTTACCAAGCTCAACCTCAACTTCTGCCGTACGTAGCAGTGCCGCTTTTAACTTATGCTGAGTGTCGGTTTTTTCAGGTACTTGAAGAAGTCCTTCCTAAAGATTGTTACTTACTGGCGCAGGTACGGCTTGCTAACTTGGTCCATGTGAAGCCGGGAAGTGGAACGTCATTCTGGAAGAACTTCAGCCCTATCGGGATGAAATGCGTCGATTTCGTCATCGTCAAGCACGACACCATGAAGCCCTTACTCGTTATCGAGCTGGACGACCGAACGCACTCTCAAGCAGACCGCCACCAGCGGGATCACTTCGTAGACCAGGTGCTTACCGCTGTAGGTATCCCTGTTCTCCACTACCCGGTGTCAGCTTCTTACAATAGTACCGAACTATATCAAGCTATTAGTTCTAAACTCAGCAGTAGGGCAAAGACCAGCAGTGCGTTGTAA
- a CDS encoding replication-relaxation family protein: protein MKSRASDNNGQPLTPRAMEVLSAICECGALTSLQISLLCFPLRYNKGEPYRDSYCLELLKKLREANLIEEIERYQLKSEGKKAYVYRLTGKGRQILASWRNVSLTELPCRQKDNRLSKEYIEHFTLINDFRVVLMRAVSELGNDARLVTYYDDIDLKSRHSSDRLTITLPGGKTESNVVLVPDGYFCLRVQETQPWDYHRFVEVDRGTEIGRSNAGYNDWVRKVLKYREYTKREGAYQSRYKTSSVAILTVTSSEDRLTNLKKITEEAGGKHRYWFTSINRIFSQKGEPLTKVLTEPIWEIATRNGQYPLLGAGE, encoded by the coding sequence ATGAAGAGCCGTGCTTCGGATAATAACGGGCAGCCGCTTACTCCTCGGGCAATGGAGGTCTTAAGCGCCATCTGCGAATGCGGCGCGTTGACCTCACTCCAAATCTCTTTGTTGTGCTTTCCTCTACGGTACAACAAAGGTGAGCCCTACCGCGATTCATATTGCTTGGAGCTTCTCAAAAAGCTTAGGGAAGCAAACTTAATTGAAGAAATCGAGCGGTATCAACTGAAAAGCGAAGGCAAGAAAGCCTATGTGTACCGTTTAACGGGCAAGGGAAGGCAGATATTGGCGTCCTGGCGCAATGTCTCTCTAACCGAGCTGCCGTGCCGGCAAAAGGATAACCGACTGAGTAAAGAGTATATCGAGCACTTCACCCTTATTAACGATTTCCGAGTTGTCCTGATGCGCGCAGTTTCCGAGCTTGGAAATGATGCTCGTCTTGTGACCTACTACGACGATATAGATCTCAAGAGCAGGCACAGTAGCGACAGGCTTACCATAACTTTGCCCGGTGGCAAAACTGAAAGTAATGTCGTCCTTGTTCCTGATGGATATTTCTGCTTGAGAGTGCAGGAGACGCAACCATGGGATTATCACCGGTTTGTAGAGGTTGACCGAGGCACTGAAATAGGCAGGAGTAATGCTGGGTATAACGACTGGGTTCGAAAAGTCTTGAAATATCGGGAGTATACGAAGAGGGAGGGGGCCTATCAGTCTCGCTACAAAACGTCTAGCGTTGCTATTTTAACGGTCACTTCGTCAGAAGATCGCCTTACCAACCTAAAGAAAATTACGGAAGAAGCTGGAGGGAAACATCGATACTGGTTTACCAGTATTAATCGCATTTTCTCACAAAAAGGTGAGCCACTAACAAAAGTGCTTACTGAGCCTATTTGGGAGATCGCGACTAGGAATGGACAGTACCCCCTTCTCGGGGCAGGCGAATAG